GGGTGCCTGCCGTTCGTCGACGATGGAGAGGATCGTGCGACGGCGTTCGTCGGCGAGGGACGCGTAGAGCGATGGATCGTCGGTCGCGTCGCGTTCGCGGGCTGTCCCGTGCCGTGTCGGCGTGTTGGCGTGGCTTTCCATCGGTCCTAGCCAGCACCCATCGGGAGGTAAGTCGTGTCACTAATAGATTAGCGTCTACATTCCGAGGCGTGGATGCCGTCGGTGCATCGGTCCATTCGTCCGCTGCTGATTCGGGTCGGTCGCGAAAGTAGACGAGTCGGTCGGTCGGACGCGACGGTGGACGAGCCGTCCGGCGGACGCGTCGGACGATTGTGGTCCGACGACGATACACCGGGGGCGTTCGTTCGGGGTCCGTGACTGGGTCGGATAGCACCGGACGTGGCCGCTTGCAGTGGGAAGCCGAATCGCTATGCGCGCTACAGACCCATGCTCGGGCAGATGTCTCAGTCAGCGACGAAACTCGTCAAGGATGCACTGGAGAGCAAGGTGGCGCAAGCTGACGCGAAGTCCCGCGAGTCGCGGACGATCACGCGCTCGGAGCTGGAGGACGTCGTCCGGGAGGGCGTCCGCGAGGGGCTGTCGGAGTACGAGCGAGAGCAGGGGCGCGGTCAAACCGAGGACGTCGAGGCACGGAGCGACGCGTCCGCGTCGGACGAGTCGTCGTCCGCGGGAGGCGGCGTAGGTGCACTGGTCATGCTCGGGTTGTTCGTCGCGGCCGTCGTATATCTTCGTCGTCGGTCCCAGCGCGCGGGCAATTCCTCGGGCACGTAGCACCCCGACGGTTCTGGTGGGTTTCGACCGCGAGCGCGGGGATGGTTCGTGAGAACGGGTACGTCCTTAGGCGGTAGCATTATGCCTTCAGTAGTGGAATCACGGACGAACGCATGAGTACGATAGTAGACGCGAGTATGGACGCGGAGGAGTTCGCGCTGCACGCCACGCTCTCCGAGTACCCGAGCGCTCGGTTCGAGGTGGCGCGCGCCATCGCGACCGGCGGCGACGAGGTCATACCGTTCGTCTGGGCGTCGGGCGCGCCAGTCGACGAGATCGAGGCGGCGATGCGTGCGGATTCGTCGACGAAGTCCGTGGAACTCGTGAGCCGGTTCGACGAGGAGGACCTGTTCCAGGTGTCGTGGACGGCGCGCGTGCGGACGCCGTTCGAGGCGCTCCTCGGGGAGGACGGGGCGGCGCTCCTGGACGCATCGACGAAGGGCACCGAGTGGTGCTTCCGGCTCGTCTACCCCGGGGACGTGTCGACCGACGCGGTCGGCGTGGAGTGCGAGGAACTGGGCGTGGATCTGGACGTGGATCGCGTGTACTCGCTGTCGGACGCGTTCACGCGCGATCACTTCGAGCTCACGGAGAAACAGTACGAGACGATCCTGGCGGCGTACGAGGCTGGGTACTACGACATCCCGCGGAAGATCAACCTGAAGGAGCTCGCGTGCGAGCTCGACGTCTCCCATCAGGCGCTCTCGGAGCGCTTGCGGCGCGGGCACGAGGTCCTGATGACGAACAGTCTCGGGATGGAGTTCGAGGGGTCGCTCGCGGGAGCGGGTGGCCCGGACGGTGGCGTGTCGGGGCCGCCGCTCGCGGGCTCGCGCGAGGAGTGATCGCTCGGTCGACCGACTGCGAGATACCCCGTGGCTGGTTCTGGAGTGCGTTGGCGTCCGCGCGTCGAGCGAGCGCTCTCACGACAGCTGTTCTCGGAGCCGGTAGCGGTGCCGGTTCGGGCTGACCGCGAGCGCGACGCCGACGTGGACGACGAGCATGACGGCGAGGAAGACGGAGTTCCAGAGGGGGTCGTTGTAGTAGATGAGGTCGATCCCGAGGGGTTGGTTGTAGAGCGGCCAGAACGGTTCGATGGGCGTTGAGATGTCGGGCGCGGAGAGGATGTCCGCGAAGACGTGGGCGGTGCCGCCGAGGAAGAACGCGAGCGAGGAGAACGCGAACATGCTGCCGGCGTCGAAGCGATCCCAGCCGAGCCAGCGGTCGAGTGGCTTCGTGAGGACGGCGGCGGCGAGTGCGCCGGCGACGATGCTCGCGGCGGCGACGAACACGACCGTGTGCGTGACGCCGTGGTGGTGGACCTCGGCGGGGAACCACCGCGAGAGCCAGAGGTCGATGTCTGGCAGGAGTGACGTGACGAGTCCGAGTCCGACGAAGGCGATGCTGACCCGGCGGCTCCAGAGGAACCACGCTGGGAGGAGGAAGAGGAGTCCGAACGCGAGGTGACCCATGATGTCGACCATCGTACGTCGACGTACTGGCGTCGGGTGCAAAAACGCCGCGCCTGCGTGGGCAATACGCGACGGCCGGACGTGAAAGTCTCGATAGACGTCACATCGCTGATAATGCATGTGAGGCCGAGGCTTTAACGGTCGTCGTGGAGTGCGTCTACGAAGAGATGGCTACGACAGGCGTTTCGGAGCGTGACGTGGGTCGATCGAGTGGGAACGGCCGGTTGTCGCCCGACGACCTGTTTCACTCGCTCCAGAATAAACGGCGTCGGCGAGTCCTTCGAACGCTCATGGACGCCAGCGAGGAACCGCTCGCGATGGGTGACGTCGCCGAGGCGGTCGCGGCGGCGGAGAACGACTGCCCCGAGCGACTCGTGTCGTCTGACCAGCGAAAGCGCGTGTACGTCGCGCTCTACCAGAATCACCTCCCGCAACTGGACGACGTGGGGTTGATCGAGTACGAACAGAGCCGGGGGCGAGTCGCGACGGGGCCGGCGCTCGAGCAGGCCGCGGCGTGCCTCGAGATGACGGCCTCGGTGGACGCTCCCGACGGCGGTGAGACCGGCGGCGGGACCGATGGCGGCGAAACAGCCGTTGCGACGGCCGGCGACCGCGGTGCGTCGTCGGCGTCGTCGACGGACGGCAACGACGATGTCGACGGCGACGAGACGGGCCGGGTCGCACGCGCCGAGGGGTTCGCGGACGACGTTGCCACCGTCGCGGCGGGTGCGAGTGGCGTGGTCGCCGCCGTCGGCGTGATCGCACTGGCTGTGGTCTGGTATGGCGTCCTCGCCGCGTCGACGGTGCTCGCAGCGGTCGTCGTCGTCTCGCTGCTCGCGTTCTTCGTCACGGTCGGACTCGCCCATCGGTAGCGATCGCGATCGATTCCCGGTCCGACCGATGCTCGGTCCGACCGATGCCCGGCCCGTCTTCCAGAACTTCAGTAATCGACTCGTGTTCCGGATAATCGGGGCTTATCGGCGGGGGCAAACGCGACGCCGTGCGTCGTTCGTCTCGCCGTCGAGCCTCGTAGAACTAGGTTGCTTTACAGTAGTAAGTCTGTAAACCCAGGCCCGGTTCGAAAGCGATCGTTACCGGTCATCTGCGACGGTGACGAGACCGGAATGGGCGTCGACGGACGCTCGCGACTCGACGAGTAGCGACGAACGACGCCCGACGACCGTCCAGGAGGGCGACTCCATCGTCGAACCGTCCAGCAATCGACCTCGAGAACGAATCCCGCCACAGTCCAACCCCGGTCGCTTTCGCGGCGGGAAACGCGACGTTACCATCGAGGACCGAGCGAGCACACGGCTCTCGACCCGTCTATATCGCCCGCCAGCGGTGGTGATGCGGTCGCGACGTCGAGTCGATCGGATACGGGGCCGATAACTAATACCGGTCCTTCCGTCTGCCCGGTTGCAATGGCGAATATCGAATACACTGACAGCGACGAAGGGAAGAAAGTCCTGAACGCACACGGCGACGAGATCGGTCGAATCACAGAGGTCCGCGGTGACACGGCGTACGTCGACCCCGACCCGGGCATGATGGACACCATGCGGTCGAAGCTCGGCTGGGGCGACGCGGACGACGAAACCTACCCGTTACAGGACGGAGACGTTACGGAGATCACCGACGACGCGGTACACGTCCGTCAGTTCTAACCACTAGCGTTCTGCCCGCTGTCCGAGCGCGTCGGGCGACCGACAGCATCGAGCGACACGATCGCGGCAGGTGATCGACGCCGCCGACCCGACCGGGGCCGTCGTCCGTGACCGCACGACGGCCCGCTCCCCCTCCTTCGGCCCCCACCTCGAACCAGTTCGATGCAGCGACCCCGACGACCACCTGCCGGGAGCGATATCACCCCAGGAACTCTCGCAGACGGCCCCGCGTCGGGCGTCGTAGTCGCCTCGCGATTCCGGCACCGGTCGTCGCTTCGCGACCCGCGTCCGCCGGTGGAACCTTGCACGCGCCAGCGATAGCTGTAACCTCGCAAGTGGACAGTAACGTACAGTAGTGAGTTTCCCGACCAGCAACGCCCCGGGCGGACGGACGAATAGACACGACGATGGCGCCGACTGGCGGGCACGCGTGCGTCGACGCCGCCGCGACACCGCGGGGACGATCGTCGCCCGACTGCTCGCGATCAGACGGTACACCGACCGAGTTCACGCCGAACGATCGACAGGCGTCCGCCAATCTCGGCGGTCCAGGGACGGTCGCCCGTCGGTCAGTACGAACCGCGAGCGACGCCGGGACGTCGACGGCGTCGCCGAGCCCGAGCGGTCGCGGCGGATCGCCGGAGACGGAGGCAGTCCGCGGTTCACGGTCCGCGAGATCGATACTGGACTCCTCGTCGTCGCGGACCTCAAGGGCGTCGTCCGCGACGACCAGCAGACCGAGATCGACCTGAGCGACGACGGACTCATCCTCACGGTCGACAACCGCTTCGCGTGGCGCGTCCCCGTGGAGGACGGCCACTCGAGCATCACCGACGTCTCCCTCAACAACGACGTCCTGGAGGCCAGAGTGGATGTCGGCGACTGATCGGCACGACCCCGCGGCGGGCGCGAGCGAGGTAACGAGCACGAACGAGGAGACGAGCACGGAGATACCGAGCGCGAACGAAATGCCGAGCGCGAACGAGGTGACGTTCGCGGGATGAGTTCGAACGCGAGCGCGCCGTCGATGCGTCACCGCGACGAGAACCCGCCCGACGACGTCTGTGGGTACGTGCACGATCTGACGACCGTCGAGGACGTCGGCGGGGCGTGCTGTTATCGCCCGACGCTCGAGGGGGGCGACCACTGTATCTGGCATAGCGAGGACGAGACGCGGCCGAGCGTCTCCTTCGACGACAACCTCCCGGACCCTGGCGAACGCCTCGACGGCGCGCACGTACCCGCTGTCAAGCTCGTCGACACGGACGCATTCGAGGGGTGCTCCCTGATCGGAGCGACGTTCGACGCCACGATCCTCCGCGGATCGTCCTTCCAGAAGGCGGACCTGCGCGAAGCCGAATTCCAGCGCGTCGACGCGCGCGGCGTCGACTTCTCGGACGCCAACCTCTCCGGCGCGTCCGTCCACGGGACGGACTTCCGCGACGCGAGCTTCGCACGCTCGCGGTTCGACCAGGCCATCATCTCGAACACGCGCGTGAACCGCTCGACGACGTTCGGGGGAACGACCGAGTACGAGCGCGAACTGGAGCACGCCGAGTCCAAGGAGGCGTACCGGAAGGACGCCGAAGCGGCGGTCTGGACGTACCGGGAGATTCACGGACTGTTCATCGAGAACGCGCTCCCGCTGGAGGCGCGCGAGTACTACAACAAGGAGAAGGACACGCGTCGGCGATTGGCGTGGCACATGGGCCACTACCCGCAGGCGATCAAGGCGGAGGCGTCGAAGTGGGTGACGGGCTATGGGATGAACCCGTACCGCGTCATCGGCACCGCGGCCGTGGTCATCGTCGTCTGCGCGTTCCTGTTCCCGCTCACGGGCGGCATCGAGGAGACCACCGGCGACGACACCGCGCGGTGGTCGCTCGGGAACCTCTCGGGCAGTCCGGCGTACATCGGCCACGTGATCGTGAAGAGCCTCTACTTCAGCACGATCACGTTCACGACGCTCGGGTACGGCGACATCACTCCCGTCGGCACGACGGCGCGCGTGATCGCGGGCGTCGAATCGCTACTGGGTGCACTCCTCACCGCACTCCTCGTGTTCGTGCTCTCGCGGCGCATCAGCTGACCGCGCTGACCGGGCGCTCTCAACTCGCGCCCCTTCGACGGTTCGACGGGCTCGGGCGGCAGACCAGCTTCTAGCCGACGTGGTGACTCGTGCGTAATCGACGAAAGAAGTGGACCGTCCAGCGGAGCAGGGATCGCTCAGTGCCGCTCGCTCAGTACTGCTGGCTCGGCTGGGGCTGGCCGCCGCCCTGGAAGGACGAGAGCATCTGCTGGCTGGACTGGATGGCCTTCGAGAGCGCCTCCGCGCACTCCTGGCAGTGCCCGTGCTGGTGCTGGGCGCACTCGCGAGCGCACGCGTCGGCGGCCTCGATGAACACGCTGATGAGGTCCAGTCCGAACGCGGAGTCCCGCGTCATGAACGAGACGTTCAGCGACGCGAGATCCGCGACGTCGCGACAGAGCCGCAGGCACTCGTTCATCTGCGGGCCGTCGTCGATGCACTGTTCGGCACACCACTCCGTGACGTTCGCGGCCTGCACGAGGTCGTGGAGCGCGACCCGCATCTCGTTCGTGAGCGCCTCGTCGAGCCTGAGCTCTCGCTGCCCGCCGCCCTGCTGGCCGCCCATCGGCTGCGCGCTCATCTGACCGCCACCGGCCTGCATTCCGCCCTGCATCCCCTGCTGGCCGGACTGGCCGATCGCGGACTGCGCACCCTCGGTGTACCCCTGGGTGCCCTCGGGGATCTGCCCCTGCTGCTGGATTCCCTGCTGGCCCATCTGCGACGATTGTCGGCCCATCTGCGACGGCTGCTGGCCCATCTGGGACTGGCTGGACGGTTGACTTCCGATACCCTGCTGCTGTTGTGGTTGTTGCATCATGGTCGTTGTATTGGTGGGTCGTTTTGTCTGTGGAAGCTGACGGCCGCGCGTGGTCGCTCGCGACCGTTCGCTAGTCGACGCGACTCGGTCGCCGCGAGACGCGCCGAGGGGTTCGCTACAGCGTCAGTGCGAGTGCTCGCTGCGACCGGACGACCCGCGGTGCTGGGACTGGCCCTGCTCCTGCTGACTCCGCTGGGCGAACTGCTGTCCGCCCTGGGAGCCCGACTGGTGCCCGCCCTGGGAACCCGACTGGTGCCCCTGGTCGGACAGCCCTTCCTCGCCGACGTGCTCGAGGTCGCCGCCGAACTGGTGCTGCTCGCCGCGCTGCCCCTCGAACTGGCCCTGCTGCTCGTACTGACCACCGGTCTGCCCGTGGCGCTCCTGCCCCATCCGGCTCGTCATGCCCTGACCGTACTGGTCGGACTGACCACTCCCACCGGAGTGGCCCTGGCTACCCTGGAATCCCTGGCCACCGGACTGGTGCTGTCCCGTCTGGGACCGACCAGACTGCCGTTGCGAGCCCTGATGTTGTGACCCGTGCTGGCCCTGCTGACCCTGCTGTCCG
This genomic window from Halorubellus sp. JP-L1 contains:
- a CDS encoding helix-turn-helix domain-containing protein, with the translated sequence MSTIVDASMDAEEFALHATLSEYPSARFEVARAIATGGDEVIPFVWASGAPVDEIEAAMRADSSTKSVELVSRFDEEDLFQVSWTARVRTPFEALLGEDGAALLDASTKGTEWCFRLVYPGDVSTDAVGVECEELGVDLDVDRVYSLSDAFTRDHFELTEKQYETILAAYEAGYYDIPRKINLKELACELDVSHQALSERLRRGHEVLMTNSLGMEFEGSLAGAGGPDGGVSGPPLAGSREE
- a CDS encoding metal-dependent hydrolase; amino-acid sequence: MVDIMGHLAFGLLFLLPAWFLWSRRVSIAFVGLGLVTSLLPDIDLWLSRWFPAEVHHHGVTHTVVFVAAASIVAGALAAAVLTKPLDRWLGWDRFDAGSMFAFSSLAFFLGGTAHVFADILSAPDISTPIEPFWPLYNQPLGIDLIYYNDPLWNSVFLAVMLVVHVGVALAVSPNRHRYRLREQLS
- a CDS encoding PRC-barrel domain containing protein, which encodes MANIEYTDSDEGKKVLNAHGDEIGRITEVRGDTAYVDPDPGMMDTMRSKLGWGDADDETYPLQDGDVTEITDDAVHVRQF
- the gvpH gene encoding gas vesicle protein GvpH → MRRRRRDTAGTIVARLLAIRRYTDRVHAERSTGVRQSRRSRDGRPSVSTNRERRRDVDGVAEPERSRRIAGDGGSPRFTVREIDTGLLVVADLKGVVRDDQQTEIDLSDDGLILTVDNRFAWRVPVEDGHSSITDVSLNNDVLEARVDVGD
- a CDS encoding pentapeptide repeat-containing protein, encoding MSSNASAPSMRHRDENPPDDVCGYVHDLTTVEDVGGACCYRPTLEGGDHCIWHSEDETRPSVSFDDNLPDPGERLDGAHVPAVKLVDTDAFEGCSLIGATFDATILRGSSFQKADLREAEFQRVDARGVDFSDANLSGASVHGTDFRDASFARSRFDQAIISNTRVNRSTTFGGTTEYERELEHAESKEAYRKDAEAAVWTYREIHGLFIENALPLEAREYYNKEKDTRRRLAWHMGHYPQAIKAEASKWVTGYGMNPYRVIGTAAVVIVVCAFLFPLTGGIEETTGDDTARWSLGNLSGSPAYIGHVIVKSLYFSTITFTTLGYGDITPVGTTARVIAGVESLLGALLTALLVFVLSRRIS
- a CDS encoding four-helix bundle copper-binding protein; protein product: MQQPQQQQGIGSQPSSQSQMGQQPSQMGRQSSQMGQQGIQQQGQIPEGTQGYTEGAQSAIGQSGQQGMQGGMQAGGGQMSAQPMGGQQGGGQRELRLDEALTNEMRVALHDLVQAANVTEWCAEQCIDDGPQMNECLRLCRDVADLASLNVSFMTRDSAFGLDLISVFIEAADACARECAQHQHGHCQECAEALSKAIQSSQQMLSSFQGGGQPQPSQQY